Proteins encoded together in one Miscanthus floridulus cultivar M001 chromosome 16, ASM1932011v1, whole genome shotgun sequence window:
- the LOC136513157 gene encoding uncharacterized protein — protein sequence MEVETMLEDDVFFAELSKRISLLITDDDEGADFATDAAAAPLPGFASSRGAHVPSQQQDWGASLLAPPAYALYHHGASYGGAAAAWQQLQQCGSKGTGVFIPRSTPGSAHPKKKGKNRGGAAAAKAAARAAQAAGAPAKKRV from the exons atggaggtggagacgatgCTGGAGGACGACGTGTTCTTCGCCGAGCTCAGCAAGCGGATATCGCTGCTCATCACCGACGACGACGAGGGCGCGGACTTCGccaccgacgccgccgccgcgcccctcCCG GGGTTCGCATCGTCGCGCGGCGCCCATGTGCCGTCGCAGCAGCAGGATTGGGGCGCGTCGTTGCTGGCGCCACCGGCCTACGCGTTGTACCACCACGGCGCCAGCTacggcggggcggcggcggcgtggcagcAACTGCAGCAGTGCGGCAGCAAGGGCACCGGCGTGTTCATCCCGCGGTCCACGCCCGGGTCCGCGCACCCCAAGAAGAAGGGCAAGAACAGGGGCGGCGCCGCCGCTGCCAAGGCCGCCGCGCGGGCGGCGCAGGCAGCCGGCGCGCCAGCCAAGAAGCGCGTCTGA
- the LOC136513455 gene encoding probable E3 ubiquitin-protein ligase LUL4, with protein MGASSSRRRRDDYYPPPHHYSSYPPPPHHRHQHPPPPPPPPHHRPPPPPPPSSYYYHPHPPPPHAYHGPWHPAPAPPQPQPPALTGPPPEFVEHQQAQKVKNYVNLHKDTIRLVPDDADPERRLVAFTFDAITDGSVTIYYFAKEGKDCSFSSMYPELQMPTKIPFEKGLAQRFIQPSGSGVDLGFFSLDELSSSSGEVFPLVVYAEAYPSPEEGGPSVNSTRAQITLAVLEKHNNDLQVKVVKQILWIDGVRYELQEIFGMVNSTESDVANADADDTGKECVICLTEPRDTAVMPCRHLCLCSECAKTLRFQSNKCPICRQPVEKLMEIKVRSAEP; from the exons ATGGGCGCGTcctccagccgccgccgccgggacgACTACTACCCACCGCCGCACCACTACTCCTcctacccgccgccgccgcaccaccGCCACCAACACCCGCCGCCTCCCCCTCCACCGCCGCACCACCGTCctccccctccgccgccgccctcctcgtACTACTACCACCCGCACCCGCCGCCCCCGCACGCGTACCACGGCCCGTGgcaccccgcgcccgcgccgccgcagccgcagccgcccgCGCTGACGGGGCCTCCGCCCGAGTTCGTGGAGCACCAGCAGGCGCAGAAGGTGAAGAACTACGTCAATCTGCACAAGGACACCATCAGGCTCGTGCCCGACGACGCTGACCCCGAGCGCCGCCTCGTCGCCTTCACTTTCGACGCGATAACCGACGGCAG TGTGACTATATATTACTTTGCCAAGGAAGGAAAGGACTGTAGTTTTTCTTCAATGTACCCAGAATTACAGATGCCAACAAAGATACCCTTCGAGAAAGGGTTGGCCCAAAGGTTTATCCAGCCCTCTGGATCTGGTGTTGACTTGGGATTCTTTTCTCTGGATGAGCTTTCGAGTTCGTCAGGGGAAGTGTTCCCACTTGTTGTTTATGCAGAAGCATATCCATCTCCAGAGGAAGGTGGCCCATCAGTAAACTCCACTCGTGCACAGATTACTCTTGCTGTTTTGGAGAAGCATAACAACGACCTTCAAGTCAAAGTTGTGAAGCAAATCTTGTGGATTGATGGCGTGAGGTATGAGCTACAGGAAATTTTTGGTATGGTCAACTCCACTGAATCAGATGTTGCCAATGCTGATGCTGATGACACGGGGAAGGAATGTGTTATCTGCTTGACAGAACCAAGAGACACTGCTGTTATGCCTTGTAGACATTTG TGTTTATGCAGTGAATGTGCAAAAACTCTACGATTTCAATCAAATAAATGCCCAATATGCAGACAGCCTGTTGAAAAACTAATGGAGATCAAAGTTAGAAGTGCTGAGCCAtaa
- the LOC136513454 gene encoding preprotein translocase subunit SCY2, chloroplastic-like codes for MSPSFALAHSSLPFPSRRALPTQLPRRLAPKHPPLCAYGLLLDGTLQRPLRTPRRLAVLARASASAVVPPHGEGGGGTEAGRKGTGYRNRFLDLARLGAVAEGAAEAFFRSEIRRRLAVTAALIVLSRVGYFIPLPGFDRRLIPDSYLSFSPLPADDLGDFSSELKLSFFQLGISHQISASIVMQVLCHVLPSLEKLCKEGLDGHEKLKGYIWWLSLCFATVAAVTVSCYSLQYSVYAASYRVKHIVITSLLLVLGAMSMTWICDTITESGFGHGSSLIICVGILTGYTDTLHKMITQFSGNFSYCWPYILGVAGIFMMLTMGAVLVTEGCRKIKLQYYGFKLASGAGNESTPVTEVEPYIPFNINPTGMQPLFTTSYLLAFPSIMASIFASPFWENLREILNPKTSTGGSPLVYYLTYAFLVFVFNIFDIANLPKEISDYLNKMSARVPRIKPGRATVDYLTKIQTSTRFWGGLLLSLLATSSLLLDRYLRQINEGFSIGFTSVLIIVGSIIELRRSYQAYNVMPALSKVLRRYGA; via the exons ATGTCCCCCTCTTTCGCGCTGGCGCACTCCTCACTCCCGTTCCCTTCTCGCCGCGCGCTCCCCACCCAGCTGCCCCGCCGCCTCGCCCCCAAACACCCGCCCCTTTGCGCTTACGGTCTCCTCCTTGACGGCACGCTCCAGCGGCCGCTCCGCACGCCTCGACGCCTCGCCGTCTTGGCCAGGGCTTCGGCGTCCGCTGTGGTCCCGCCGCACGGAGAGGGAGGTGGTGGCACGGAGGCGGGGCGCAAGGGCACGGGGTACCGGAACCGGTTCCTGGACCTGGCGCGGCTGGGGGCGGTGGCGGAGGGCGCGGCGGAGGCCTTCTTCCGCAGCGAGATCCGCCGGCGGCTGGCCGTCACTGCCGCGCTCATCGTGCTCAGCCGCGTGGGCTACTTCATCCCGCTCCCAGGGTTCGACCGTCGCCTCATCCCAGACTCTTACCTCAGCTTCTCCCCGCTTCCTGCAG ATGACCTAGGCGATTTCTCCTCAGAATTGAAGCTTTCGTTTTTCCAGCTGGGGATCAGTCATCAAATTTCAGCATCTATTGTCATGCAG GTTCTCTGTCATGTTCTTCCATCACTTGAAAAGCTCTGCAAGGAAGGATTAGACGGACATGAGAAGTTAAAAGGCTATAT ATGGTGGCTTTCTTTGTGTTTTGCAACTGTGGCTGCTGTTACTGTGTCATGCTATTCCCTGCAGTATTCAGTATATGCTGCAAGTTACAG GGTTAAGCATATAGTTATAACAAGTCTTTTGCTTGTTCTTGGTGCAATGTCAATGACATGGATTTGTGACACCATAACAGAATCTGGATTTG GACATGGCTCATCTTTGATTATCTGTGTGGGAATTTTGACTGGCTACACAGATACACTACACAAGATGATAACTCAGTTTTCAG GGAATTTTTCCTATTGTTGGCCTTACATCTTGGGAGTAGCTGGAATTTTTATGATGCTCACCATGGGTGCTGTGCTGGTGACTGAAGGATGCAGGAAGATAAAACTTCAGTACTATGGATTTAAATTAGCTTCTGGTGCAGG GAATGAAAGCACCCCAGTTACAGAGGTTGAGCCGTATATCCCCTTCAACATCAATCCGACTGGAATGCAGCCCTTGTTTACAACCTCATACTTGCTAGCTTTTCCAAGCATCATGGCCAG TATTTTTGCCTCACCCTTTTGGGAAAACTTGAGGGAAATTTTGAACCCAAAGACTTCAACTGGTGGTAGTCCCTTGGTTTATTACTTGACATATGCTTTTCTCGTCTTCGTCTTCAATATTTTTGATATT GCTAACTTACCCAAAGAGATATCTGATTACCTGAATAAGATGAGTGCAAGGGTACCAAGGATAAAGCCTGGAAGAGCAACAGTAGACTACCTTACAAAGATACAAACATCAACGCGTTTCTGGG GAGGTCTACTGCTAAGCTTGCTTGCAACTTCCTCTTTATTGCTTGACCGATATCTCAGGCAAATAAATGAAGGGTTTTCAATAGGGTTCACATCAGTCTTGATTATT GTGGGCTCAATTATTGAGCTTAGAAGATCATATCAGGCGTACAATGTGATGCCAGCACTAAGCAAAGTTCTGAGGAGATATGGTGCTTAA